From the genome of uncultured Methanobacterium sp.:
TTTAACTTAAAAAAAATGTTTTAATTAAAGTTTAAATCAAAAATAATATTGTAATTAAAATTTAAGGTAACATATGCTGTTTAAAATTATTTTAAATTAAAGTACATGGATTCTCGGGGGAAACTGGAAACTAATGATTTACAAAATAAAGGGAACCCTAACCTCTGCCTTGTTTGTGTTGGCGGTTCTTCTGATTTTATCCATGGTGGTTCTCACCCCCATGCTGAGCATGATTGTACTGGCAGCAGTTTTTGCCTATGTGGTCCGTCCCATAGCCCGGAGACTGCAGCCATTCCTGCGCTTCCAGTCCCTGGCCATACTAGTGGCCATGGCAGTGGTGATACTACCATTAATTCTCCTGGTGATTTACTGCATAGATTCCTTAATACACTCTGCCCCCGCCCTTATAACCGCGGCAAAAGCCAGTAATATTGGAAATTTAACTACATCCTCCCTCCAGAATTCATCCCAGTTCACCCAGTACTTCCCTGTCAACATGAATCCTTACATGGGATCAGCATCAGGAGTGGTGGAAACCGCTGTATCCGATATACTTAAGGGAATTGCATCATACCTGCTGAGTTTAGTACAGTCCATACCTACTCTAGCCCTGGAACTATTCGTTTTATTTATGGCTACATTTTACATAGCACGGGATGGTGACAGAATATGGACCTACGTTGATATGGCCATACCCATTGAAAGGAAGGGATTCTTCAAGAACCTCATCCTGGAAACGGATAACGTCCTGAAAAGCATCTTCTACGGACACTTTCTCACAGCCATGATTGTGGGAACCATCTCTGGAGTAGGGTTTTACATTCTCGGATATCCCTATGCATTGTTCTTAGGGATCCTAACTGGATTCACCCAGGTGATACCATTCATCGGGCACTGGCCCACCTACACTGCACTTGCACTGTACGATCTGTTCACTGGAAATTACCTGCGCATGGTACTGGTTATCCTGCTAAGCATAGGATTAAGTGTGCTGGATATGTACATACGCCCTCAAATATCTGGTAGATATGCAGATATACATCCCATGATATTCCTTTTAGGATTCATCTGCGGACCACTTCTCATGGGTCTTGTGGGATTCATAATCGGCCCATTAGTTTTGGGAGTGGCTTATGCAGCACTCCTAGCTTACAAAGAATCTCGAGACGCAATGATCCTGGAAAAGAAGGATAAAGATTCACATTAGTAGGATTCACATTAATCATTTAATATTCACATTAGTTTTTGAAATTATTGTGGAATCCTTTTATTGTTCTTAATCCACTAATTGTTGCTTTTTTAATATTAGATTTTTAAAAAATTAACTAACAACTAATAAAAAACTAGATTTTCTGGAATAGGGAATCATGGTAAAAATTAGTAAGGAGTTAATTAATCGGGTAAAGCTATTATTGGAGTAATTTAATCAGGTTAAAGGGTTAGTCAATTGGAGTAGATCAATAAGTAAAAAGATAGTTAATTGATTTTAATTAAATTTTAGAATTTAACCTGTTTATCCTTCCCTAAAATTTCATCAAACTCCATTCCCTTTCCAAATGCCAGGTCAACATCCACACGGTAGTTTTTTTGTCGGGTTATGTGGAGGATGTCTGGAGTTAAAAATCGCCATTTTTTACGGGTGAACTTGGCCCCAATATAAGGTTTTGCACCAAAAATCCCTGCAAACTCGCAGAGGGCATTAATCTTTTCAGAATCAATATAAATACGGTCTTTGGATGAGGATTTAACCTCGATGGCCAGGTATATCTCACCGTTGCCTGCAATTATGTCGGGGAGTGGTTTTTTAGTGGCTCCACCTGATGCCGGGGCACGCATGGCTGCACAATCTGCATCCCAAAACATCTTAACCAGTTCTCGTTCTTCACGGGATCCTGTCTTACTCATTAACTCTAAACTCCCAAATAAATTTCAATATAAATAGTAATTCTAATAAGTACCTATTTAATCTGTATTTTTAGTAAATCCCTTTTTAGGTAGATGTGATTTTCAATATTCCTTTATCAATTTAGGATTAATTTGATAGATCACTAGGGATTTGAAAGATTACAGGGAAAGATCACTAAGGAAAGATCGCTAGGATTTGAAGATCACTAAAATCTTATTTATTGTGTTGTTTATCTGCGAACTCAATACTCTTGGCAGAAAACGTCCCATTTTTAGTGGGGTTTCTTATCCAACCTATGCAGGCATCTTTAGCCACAATGTTGCGGTCGTTGAATATTATGTCCACTTTTATCCCAGAACGACTGAGTTCTGGTTTGTCGGTGATGAATCTGGAGAATGCACCGGTGTAGTTGTAATGGTTTTTCAAAAACCACTGAGTTACACTCACTCCTTCCATCTTCCCAATTAATTCTCCTTTGTGTACTACATCGCATTTCAGGGAACTGCAAGTTCTTTCCATCTTAATCATAAGGAATCCCCCACCGATATCGTTGCTTTAGATATCATTACTTTTTATTATCATTAACGAGGGATAAGTATTTTTCTATTGTAAATAATGTTCTAAGATAAAATGGGCAGGATAAACAGATGATTAATGGAGTTTTCTTGAAATAATGGGAAATGCAAAATGAGAAATGAATATGGGGCCGGGGCCGAGATTCGAACCCGAGTCGCGGGATCCACAGTCCCGTAGGATAACCACCTACCCCACCCCGGCCTATGAATTAATGAATTTGAATGCAGTGGATGCGAGTGCAGGGGCAGGGATTCGAACCCTGGTAGGCCTGCGCCAACAGGTCCTAAGCCTGTCCCCTTTGGCCAGCTCGGGCACCCCTGCTTTATTATTCTAAACCTGAATCACTCTAAGGGGAGTTGAATTTGATAAAATTTAAATGCTCCGGCCGGGATTCGAACCCGAGTCATCGGCTCGAAAGGCCGACATGATTGGCCGGACTACACTACCGGAGCACAAGATTTAATTTTATGAATTTTAATGGTATTTAAATATTTTGGATTAACAGGTAAATGGGCCCAATGGGGTTCGAACCCATGGCCGCCCGGTT
Proteins encoded in this window:
- a CDS encoding AI-2E family transporter, which encodes MIYKIKGTLTSALFVLAVLLILSMVVLTPMLSMIVLAAVFAYVVRPIARRLQPFLRFQSLAILVAMAVVILPLILLVIYCIDSLIHSAPALITAAKASNIGNLTTSSLQNSSQFTQYFPVNMNPYMGSASGVVETAVSDILKGIASYLLSLVQSIPTLALELFVLFMATFYIARDGDRIWTYVDMAIPIERKGFFKNLILETDNVLKSIFYGHFLTAMIVGTISGVGFYILGYPYALFLGILTGFTQVIPFIGHWPTYTALALYDLFTGNYLRMVLVILLSIGLSVLDMYIRPQISGRYADIHPMIFLLGFICGPLLMGLVGFIIGPLVLGVAYAALLAYKESRDAMILEKKDKDSH
- the hjc gene encoding Holliday junction resolvase Hjc, giving the protein MSKTGSREERELVKMFWDADCAAMRAPASGGATKKPLPDIIAGNGEIYLAIEVKSSSKDRIYIDSEKINALCEFAGIFGAKPYIGAKFTRKKWRFLTPDILHITRQKNYRVDVDLAFGKGMEFDEILGKDKQVKF